AAATTATAATGGAAgcttaatgaaaaatttaccctatctaaaatattcaaaatgaacaACCGTTAAGCGAGGTATGCAAATTAATCAGGCCATCTAAAGGCTGTCTTGGACACTTGGAGCACACTTCGACCTACACTATACTACTTCGACCTACACTAAACTACTTATTTACAACTAATTTCCTTCAGCTGAGTACGTGGATCTTGGCATCGACGAGGGCATGGGCGAAGAAGGCGAAGACCTTGACTACATGGACATGGAGGAGGAGGCCGAGGGCGAGGAGGAGATCGAGCTGAAGCACAAACCCGGCAAGAAGCTGCCCAAGGAGATACGCAAAGTGTACAAGCCGCGTCCGATACTCTACGGCTATCGGATGCGCGAAAAGGATTGCAACTTTAAGATCCAGGGCAGCATGAATATGGACGGTCGTGATGAGGGCTCCTTCAAGGAGATTAAGGCCTGCTATTTCGCCTCCGCTTTGGCCATCATTAGCTGTTCCCTGCGTCCACTGAATCAATGGAACTCGTATCGCATTGATCGGGTTATCACGCATGCCAAATCGATTGCCACTCGCGTCTGTGATTTGGAATCGGTCTTTGAGCGTGTGGTGCGACATGTGACCATCGATGACTATGAATTTGACATTTGGATACGTCTCTTTGAGCCGCTGGGTATGTGGACTCCGGCTGCCAAGCCCAATAAAGTGACGCCCGAAGCGGGACTTAACATTATGAAGAAGAAGTTGCAGAAGACGCTGAACACGCGGAAGTATCTCATGATCTTTACACCGAATGGTTGCTTTGCTCTGTTCCACGATGAGTTTTATCACCTGTTCGATCCCTATGCGAGTATGGAAACTTGTggcgaggaggaggaggaggagaatgCTGGCGGAGATGAGGAAGAGGGCgatggcaaaaagaaaaagaagaaatgtCCGAAGGGACCCAAACGCTTCCCCGAACGCAACACCGCCTCCTGGGTTCTctttgctgatgttgatgccaTGTTAGAGTACATCGATAAGCGTTGCTCGCAAGCGGATTGGAAGGAACAGAATCAGTACATGTTCTATGTGGTGGATGTGCTTTCCTACAAGAAGGCAGCGCCCAATGCACGCATCTTGCAGTTGCTCACGGATCTGTCGGTGCCCATGacatgcaacaacaagcatTACGGACATCCGGAGTACGAGATTTGTGCCACCAACGAGTCATTGGGTTGGCTGGAGCTGGAGAATTGTCTGCCCGTTTGGAGTCGCATGAATCGTCGCAACACTGCTGGCAAATATCGCAATCTGCCGCTGAGCAAACTCAAGAAATACGACGTGGAGATCGAGGGTCGCCTGTGGTCGCTGTGGGGTAATCTGCATCCCGAGGCGCCGGTCTTTGAGGATCTCAACCGTGGCCGGCAATATCTGGGCATCTATGTGATTGCCTGTTGTGCGGCCAGCGTCTACAATCTGATGGATTGGAGTGCTCAGCTGCTCGACACGATTGTTGTGAGTGGCGACAAGTATTTCACAGAGAGCATTGCTCAGATCAACAAGGAGGATTATGAGTTCTCGCTGGAGAACCTGAACATTGACTGTGCCCTCGAGGCCATCAACTTTGTGGTGCACATCGAGCACGTTTGCTATGGCAAACTGTATCGTGTGCCTGCTTTCAATCGCATGAATCTCTCCGAGGCTTTGATCTACTTCTTCAGTCACTATCAATATGGCATTGTCATGGTGCGAAAGCGTGCCTTGGCAATTGGCTTCTGCCCTGGCCACGATGGTGGATACTTTATGTACGATTGCCAGGAGAAGGATCAACCGCTGTTCCCCAAGCAACAGGGAGCTTCTTATCTGCTTCGAACGCGGCATCTGCAGGTGCTTCTTTACTGCATTGTGGTCACCCTCAATGTGCCCTTCTACAACATTGACTTTAGCATTCACAAGGTGGAGATGCTGCGGGAGGGAGCTACTGTGGAGAatgaagaggaggaggagggcgGCGGATATTAGCGGAGAAGAAAGGACGTGTCTCGATAGTTTGTGTGTTTAATCCAAATCATTTCATTGTCATTTTTAAACAACCACTTTGCAATAAAACtgaataacaacagcaaagatTGTATTAATGGAGGGTTAGTTAGTAGATATTAAACTGAGTGGtctaatatttttaagtgGCAAGCTAGcttattctaaatataaattcaagcTTAAgatactatattttaaatctttaCTACAttatgataatataatatataaaatattttttttttttattttgacaatATCAAAAATGTTCTGCATTTTCTCAAGTTGTATTTTTCTAGCCTCATATTTTAGCCGTCTTAAATGTTATATTGTTAATGCCTTTGTATCTATCATATGTTGCAAATAATTACAACTATGTATATTTTCCTTTGCTATTATTTTCGTAGCACCTCTAAACTGCAATCTCTTTATTTCATTAGCAAGCTTCTATTAGACTTCTAATAGTTTTTGCCTATTatcttcaaaatataatttcgtttggtttttatacccgctacccatagggtcgaagggtattataactttgtgccggcaggaaatgtattcaacaggtagaaggaggcatctccgaccccataaagtatatatattcttgatcagcgtcaacagccgagacgatctagccatgtccgtctgtccgtctgtgtgtctgtgtgtctgtccgtatgaacacctagatctcagagactataagagatagagctataatttttttttcaaatttttgtcacgcccccttccgcccctgcaaatcaaaaaaatcgaataactagcgtaattttgaagctagagttacgattttcggtatatacagtaataataatacagtAGTTATGATCggtttggttgcgatcagataaaagttgtcgaagttattaaagaaatacttttgtatgggcaaaaacgcctacttactaggcgtcttagttgctttggctaacaatctggtatattgtgccgcctatggtatattttgaatgcggtactatatcgatgtaccaaatatacaatttggtatatttttaatatttttgcagtataatcggtatattttaagaaaaattgcgcaaaatatatttattttattcaaaatgggtagcgagtatctcacagtcgagtacactcgactgtagctttcttacttgttttaaattgcCTTTAGTACTTTTAGTACTtcttcaatcaatttattttttttactgtaaGTAACCTTTGGCGTAAAGTTCAAAATTTCGAATTGGTTCATTATGTTCTCTCAGATAAACTTCTTTATAAAATgagttataataataacatagaAAGTCGTTGAAAGTAAATTCACTTTTAAGAAAAGGAATgacttttgcatattaagCCAAGGTTATTGGGGAATATTTCACAATGGCTAATTTAAGTTCCTCAAATGAAACTTCAAGCTGGCTACCAACTTGTGTGCCCATCTGGAGTCGCTTGAACCGCCGCAATGCAGCTGGCAAACAGAGAAATCTGCCACTCAGTAAATTCAACAAGTATGACATTGAAATTGAGGATCGCTTGTGGTCGGTGTGGGGAAATCTGCATCCCGAAGCTCCTGTCTTTGAGCAACTGTTGCGAGGTCGCCAATATCTGGCCATCAATGTAATGGCTTGTTGTGCAGCCAGCGTTTATAATTTGATGGATTGGAGTGCTCAGCTACTCGACACAATTGTTGTGAGTGGTCATAGATACTTTCAGCAGAGCATCAAAAATCTGAAGCGTAAGGATTTCGAGTTCGCTTTAGAGTATCTGAATACTAACTGCGCTCTGGAGTCCCTCAAATTTGTGGTGCACATCGAGCACGTTTGCTATGGCAAACTGTATCGTGTGCCTGCTTTCAATCGCATGAATCTCTCCCAGGCTTTGATCTATTTCTTCAATCACTTTCAATTTGGAATTGTGATGGTGCGTAAGCGTGCTTTGGCCATTGGCTTCTGTCAGGGTCCTTTCGGAGGTTACTTTATGTTCGATTGCCAGGAAAAGGATCATCCACTATTCCCCAAGCAACAAGGCGCTTCATATTTGCTGCGAACGAGGCATCTTCAGGTGCTGCTCTATTGCCTTGTGGTCACCTTGAATGTGAAGATGATGAATGTTGACTTTAGCATTCACAAGGTGGAAGTGCTGCGGAGAGGCGAATAAGAAGTATTTTTTaggcaaaaataaaaggaGAACTAGTTTTTACAACATGTTTGTGGCGTTTCTTCTTTGTCATGGAAAGTTTTAGGCTCTATTCTATGAAGGGGAATCTAATGTGTACTTTGAAagtatattcatttcataataAGTTGACCGTTTgggaataaaagaaaagagaatgATGTGTTGGGCTGTTTTAGgatttaaaactaaaagctAGATTTCAAGAAAGCTTAGATTTCAAGAAAAGGATCAAATGGAAGATAAAGTACAGCCCAGTCCCAATAGCTCAAATAGTCACAGGATTTCTCTTTAACGCCTTTGCCTAGCAATACTCTTGGTTGTGTATTCACATTCACTTAAAAATATCTCAGCTCTCATTAAGttcaatttcaacaaaatttaatcGTTCTTTAAGTGCTAcattaacaatttaacaacaaGTGGACATCAAAATCCAACCAGTTAATGCCTCAGACGCTGCTCCTCGCTGGCCTGCTTGTAGTGGTATCCATCGCTGCGCAGCTCATGAGCTGGCTCTGGTTCGTAGGCCGCCGACTCGGCATCAGAGGGAGCTGTGGGCTGCTGCACATCCAGGATGTAGGGCATGTCCTGTGCCTGTtcctgctgcagttgctgctgctgctgcagttgctcctgGTACTGCTGATAGGTGTATTGTGGCTGCTGCACGGGAGGCAGATACTGCATGGCAGGGGCAGCCTGTGGCTGAGGTTCAACTGGTGGCACGAATTCCATGCTGAGTGTGGGCATCATCTCGGGCAACTGCTGCATGGGCTGCTCTTGCTCTGGTTCGGGTTCCACACGCTGTTGCTCCGCTTCCTGCATGGCAACTGGAACGGGAGCGGGAGGCAAGTAGCGAGCTGCGGGCATGGGAGCCAGTTCCTGCTCAGGCATTGTAGGCTCTGGAGGCGGCAGATAGCGTCCGCTAAGCATCTGCTCACCTTCGGGCATAGCGGGAGGAGTGAGTTGGCTGCTGGGTGCCAATTCCATGACGCCCTCCTCGTTCTCGTGCATGTAATCCACCTGCTCGGGCAACTCGCGCAGTTCGTGCTGTTCGATGGTCATGTGCTCCACCTGCTCGGGCTTTGGAGGCGGCAAATAGCTGCTGCTGGGCAGGTGCGAAACATCCGCAGCAGCCCAAGCGAGGCAGGCGCAAAGCGTCAATGTCACAAAGCAGGTTTTCTAATAAAGGAAAAGGAATTGAAGATGCAGTTAAAGAAGGAGGTGGAGTTCAAGAGAGAGTTGATAGATCAGGTGAAGGAAGCGTTGATCGAATTGAGTTGATGGTGGTTTTGAAAAAGGAATTGTTGGAAAGATAAGGGAGGATTTCAAGGAGTTAAGGAGGAATTTCAAGAAACAGTTAAAAGAGGGCTAGAAAATTAGAGAATTTGAGTGGCAAATTAAGACTGAAGTAGGTTTTGAGTAAAGAGAGAAGTTTTAGGGAGGGTTATCCGAGATGTTGAAGGATTTATTTTGCTCCATAATTTTATAGCTATCGTGATATCGGAAAATCAATTGAAGAAGAAGTTGATAGAAGTGTTTGCAGAGGAGTTGAAGGTTAAGTGAAACTAGGAGTAAACTACTATCtgataattgaaaaagaaatcaCAAGATAAGTCCAAGTTGAAATCGAAACCCAAGCCGAAATAGGAGTCGAAAACCAATCCGAATctcaagtccaagtccaagtacGATTAGCTTCGCTTGTTTCCTTCTCCATGGAGCTGCTTACTTACCATATTGGCTGTGCGTTGTTTGCTAGTTGTCAAGCGTTTGATAGTTGACCAAGACGACACTCGGGGTATTTATACTTACACGAACGTCTGCACAGACCTTCGGACTTTTGGCCTGTaagtgtttaaatatttggcttggtttgtctctctctcgttgCCATGTTCCGTTATTTGTCTAACTTCTGCGTATCTTGTATCTTTCTCTATCTCGCcgtctgttttattttttgcgcgCGCATCTTATCAACAAACATTTAAACAATGCTGAATCATCGCACCAAGTCAAACCaaatgaaccaaaaaaaaaaaaaaataaaacgatcCCCAATCTTCGACGCGAAACTCAATTGGTTGCGGTCGTCTTAAGCCGATTTTTGGCAACGAAGCCGCAGCGCAGCGAAGCCGCAGCCTCTTAACGCTTTTTGGGCGTTTGACAATTTCAATGGCCCTCGAGATCTTCGGCCCAGCGGCGGCATGACAACTGGAGCAGTGGCGCATTCGAGCTGGAAGCTTCGAAACACtgagaaaataaattagttcgtgtgaattttgcaatattttggagaagtaaaatattgaagtactttaaagtaactaaaaattttaaaatggttataacataatatttaacTAATAAAAGAATACTGCAAATGCTGTTATGCTAATATTTTGACACttctttatataaattttataatattcttttgatgtaaataaatgtaaaattgtcTGCGAACAGCTTttcagtgacaaaaaaaacataaactaaaacaattttaaaattaagtgaaggtttttcttaaagctttggattagcactatttagagctaagattgattttagtaacttattctgttttacgataaaatatataaattcgttcattttttggttttacgaatttgttaatttttgcaattatcagaacagaaaacaaaacagaaaacaaattccaaaaacattcttagctttaattaaagtactagtctagagctataaaa
This is a stretch of genomic DNA from Drosophila albomicans strain 15112-1751.03 chromosome 3, ASM965048v2, whole genome shotgun sequence. It encodes these proteins:
- the LOC117572276 gene encoding uncharacterized protein LOC117572276 — its product is MKTCFVTLTLCACLAWAAADVSHLPSSSYLPPPKPEQVEHMTIEQHELRELPEQVDYMHENEEGVMELAPSSQLTPPAMPEGEQMLSGRYLPPPEPTMPEQELAPMPAARYLPPAPVPVAMQEAEQQRVEPEPEQEQPMQQLPEMMPTLSMEFVPPVEPQPQAAPAMQYLPPVQQPQYTYQQYQEQLQQQQQLQQEQAQDMPYILDVQQPTAPSDAESAAYEPEPAHELRSDGYHYKQASEEQRLRH